Proteins found in one Planococcus citri chromosome 2, ihPlaCitr1.1, whole genome shotgun sequence genomic segment:
- the LOC135837490 gene encoding putative metabolite transport protein YncC isoform X1 → MEQVPKQAVRRQLITLIPVNMNALMMGCAIGWLPTAIYFLSGGEEEPVECSECNLIASFSQLGKLVFAIPGGMIVDKYGRKKVTIGVALLNFFSWMGISLWAMPAVNYVGQFTLGLSQALTQEGCLIIIGETASPIIRGQLSTLYLFFLALGALLPPIFGVIFSSYNIINWTVTFFSFIALLSMAIASETPSFLISESKLTQARKHLSDLRQGCSEDETNSEFESLRKYIEDEKARQNQLDWWKFLKLKSTWQPLLICILIKFFTAGTGRNLLTTYVTTIYSSNDFISKKYYPLIMQIIILLINIITNFYVEKFSRRTLFLFGAISITISNTFSAIMSYFYIKSNDSIYNWLFLMGNVLYLLFFNGTVQPSNSIIRTELFPQAVKGFGGSLSIISQAISTIISYQIYLTIDKYLELYYLYIVLAAHSIMLYIIVYIFLPESRGSSLVDIQSKFQKDSIPYDTMTSDRSKSQCDKNKMGSLAINSV, encoded by the exons ATGGAACAAGTTCCCAAACAAGCAGTCAGAAGACAATTAATAACGTTAATTCCAG TAAATATGAACGCATTGATGATGGGATGTGCCATAGGCTGGCTTCCAACCGCTATATATTTCCTAAGCGGCGGCGAAGAAGAGCCAGTCGAATGCTCGGAATGTAATTTGATCGCATCATTTAGCCAGCTTGGAAAACTTGTATTCGCAATCCCTGGAGGAATGATCGTAGATAAATATGGCAGGAAGAAGGTCACCATCGGTGTCGcgctcttgaattttttttcttggatggGAATATCGTTATGGGCAATGCCAGCTGTAAACTACGTTGGACA ATTCACTCTGGGACTGAGTCAAGCACTCACGCAAGAAGGCTGCCTAATCATCATAGGCGAAACAGCATCACCTATCATTCGTGGCCAGCTCAGCACCTTATACCTTTTCTTTCTAGCACTAGGGGCCCTATTACCACCCATCTTCGGCGTAATTTTCTCCTCATACAACATCATCAACTGGACTGtaacttttttctctttcatcgCCCTCCTTTCAATGGCCATCGCATCAGAAACACCCAGTTTCCTGATCAGCGAATCGAAATTAACCCAGGCGAGGAAACATCTATCAGATCTCAGACAAGGATGCTCCGAGGACGAAAcaaattcagaatttgaaagCTTGAGAAAATACATCGAAGACGAGAAAGCTCGCCAAAATCAATTAGACTGGTGGAAATTTCTTAAACTGAAAAGTACCTGGCAACCGTTACTAATATGCATTTTGATTAAGTTCTTTACAGCTGGTACAGGAAGAAATTTACTCACCACCTACGTCACCACCATATACTCATCGAATGATTttatatcgaaaaaatactACCCTTTAATCATGCAAATTATCATACTCCTCATCAATATAATCACCaatttttacgttgaaaaattctctcgCCGGACCTTGTTCCTATTTGGAGCCATTTCTATAACCATATCGAACACATTTTCCGCCATAATGAGTTACTTTTACATCAAAAGCAACGATAGCATTTATAATTGGTTATTCCTGATGGGAAATGTTCTatatttgctttttttcaatggtaCCGTGCAGCCGAGTAATAGTATAATCCGGACCGAGCTTTTCCCTCAAGCTGTCAAAGGATTCGGAGGATCACTCAGTATCATAAGCCAGGCAATTTCCACCATAATTTCGTACCAAATATACCTAACTATCGACAAGTATTTAGAGCTTTATTACTTATACATTGTACTGGCGGCACATTCGATCATGTTGTACATAATTGTGTATATTTTCCTGCCTGAGAGTCGTGGATCAAGTCTAGTGGACATacaatcgaaatttcaaaaggaTTCAATACCGTATGATACGATGACTTCGGACAGAAGTAAATCTCAATGTGATAAGAACAAGATGGGCAGTCTAGCAATCAACTCCGTTTAG
- the LOC135837490 gene encoding uncharacterized protein LOC135837490 isoform X2: MNALMMGCAIGWLPTAIYFLSGGEEEPVECSECNLIASFSQLGKLVFAIPGGMIVDKYGRKKVTIGVALLNFFSWMGISLWAMPAVNYVGQFTLGLSQALTQEGCLIIIGETASPIIRGQLSTLYLFFLALGALLPPIFGVIFSSYNIINWTVTFFSFIALLSMAIASETPSFLISESKLTQARKHLSDLRQGCSEDETNSEFESLRKYIEDEKARQNQLDWWKFLKLKSTWQPLLICILIKFFTAGTGRNLLTTYVTTIYSSNDFISKKYYPLIMQIIILLINIITNFYVEKFSRRTLFLFGAISITISNTFSAIMSYFYIKSNDSIYNWLFLMGNVLYLLFFNGTVQPSNSIIRTELFPQAVKGFGGSLSIISQAISTIISYQIYLTIDKYLELYYLYIVLAAHSIMLYIIVYIFLPESRGSSLVDIQSKFQKDSIPYDTMTSDRSKSQCDKNKMGSLAINSV; encoded by the exons ATGAACGCATTGATGATGGGATGTGCCATAGGCTGGCTTCCAACCGCTATATATTTCCTAAGCGGCGGCGAAGAAGAGCCAGTCGAATGCTCGGAATGTAATTTGATCGCATCATTTAGCCAGCTTGGAAAACTTGTATTCGCAATCCCTGGAGGAATGATCGTAGATAAATATGGCAGGAAGAAGGTCACCATCGGTGTCGcgctcttgaattttttttcttggatggGAATATCGTTATGGGCAATGCCAGCTGTAAACTACGTTGGACA ATTCACTCTGGGACTGAGTCAAGCACTCACGCAAGAAGGCTGCCTAATCATCATAGGCGAAACAGCATCACCTATCATTCGTGGCCAGCTCAGCACCTTATACCTTTTCTTTCTAGCACTAGGGGCCCTATTACCACCCATCTTCGGCGTAATTTTCTCCTCATACAACATCATCAACTGGACTGtaacttttttctctttcatcgCCCTCCTTTCAATGGCCATCGCATCAGAAACACCCAGTTTCCTGATCAGCGAATCGAAATTAACCCAGGCGAGGAAACATCTATCAGATCTCAGACAAGGATGCTCCGAGGACGAAAcaaattcagaatttgaaagCTTGAGAAAATACATCGAAGACGAGAAAGCTCGCCAAAATCAATTAGACTGGTGGAAATTTCTTAAACTGAAAAGTACCTGGCAACCGTTACTAATATGCATTTTGATTAAGTTCTTTACAGCTGGTACAGGAAGAAATTTACTCACCACCTACGTCACCACCATATACTCATCGAATGATTttatatcgaaaaaatactACCCTTTAATCATGCAAATTATCATACTCCTCATCAATATAATCACCaatttttacgttgaaaaattctctcgCCGGACCTTGTTCCTATTTGGAGCCATTTCTATAACCATATCGAACACATTTTCCGCCATAATGAGTTACTTTTACATCAAAAGCAACGATAGCATTTATAATTGGTTATTCCTGATGGGAAATGTTCTatatttgctttttttcaatggtaCCGTGCAGCCGAGTAATAGTATAATCCGGACCGAGCTTTTCCCTCAAGCTGTCAAAGGATTCGGAGGATCACTCAGTATCATAAGCCAGGCAATTTCCACCATAATTTCGTACCAAATATACCTAACTATCGACAAGTATTTAGAGCTTTATTACTTATACATTGTACTGGCGGCACATTCGATCATGTTGTACATAATTGTGTATATTTTCCTGCCTGAGAGTCGTGGATCAAGTCTAGTGGACATacaatcgaaatttcaaaaggaTTCAATACCGTATGATACGATGACTTCGGACAGAAGTAAATCTCAATGTGATAAGAACAAGATGGGCAGTCTAGCAATCAACTCCGTTTAG
- the LOC135834144 gene encoding uncharacterized protein K02A2.6-like, giving the protein MTAVKQKPPPFEKFNSKEEDFTSWSERFSMHLESYDVAADAKVRFLIASMGPEPYAALKRLTFPKLPKEETFDDLIKHLTGYYDPKSLKEVSQVEFRRCLQHANENFASYHAALKEIAAGCDFGTRLDEEICGQITAGIYDSRLQKQLLGVSGLTLTKATELAKTFELATSSYDAIHENSPSTSAEIKSESQSQVNKINDQVSKKKYKPPWKQPNQTPPNQNKHPESDKSNINVCFRCGCKNHHATVCRFANSICNTCNKVGHLSSVCGKDHAAIRAAAFARKKKSSVKNVCASMSVVDINKVSAVLSCSAESDSEKPLPKIFINVVINSSVNVKFEANCGSDFSFMSLDNCRKFGLDAKLQPANRVFEPYDHGIIELVGIVPVKVRFKNVTSDQRLRIVDGNYATIMGRDWLIPFNIDIRSHVTGKIQQMTTTDDSKLLQQIEKQMEEYSDIFVEQVGEVPGVLIDVPLQPNAVPVFCKARLVPYALQSKVNDEIDRLVATGIYTPTTTSKWATPVVPVLKSNGSIRLVGDYNVSVNRCCVQKIYPIPNVEEILLDFSGCTLFSKFDIYEAYNHLKNSKAAAEIMAVNTQKGVFLVNRSAQGYTNVPVDFQGNMDQWVKDGLHKTSEKVDAILKVKRPENAEELKSFAGLVGYYSKFIPNCSDLFQPLSNSQKNFVWTKECNDAFQKIKSEIASDRVLCHFDPKKKLVLATDASLYALGAVLSHVDEQGERPIAFASRKLTPTEARYSQIDRESLGIYWGVKKFFNYLYGRKFELLADCQPLQLIFNATASKPSLYATRLLHYALFLQGFNYTIKYRNTKAHSNADFPSRFPVTMGNPKQIEVPTHIHQLQLQMLPVTGTQIASETKKDATISSLYSQLISEEPVRNVRNIQEYSLHKGCVFRGERVYIPPPLCKQILDELHLGHLGIVKCRQLARSYVYWPGIDKDIQNLIASCKDCSDNSRNPPRIAPHPWVPTDGPWQRIHFNCGQIEGRQLFIIVDSYSRWVECYVLNSISAPKLLECLDDCFLRFGLPII; this is encoded by the exons ATGACCGCGGTCAAACAGAAACCTCCACCTTTTGAGAAATTCAACTCGAAAGAAGAAGATTTTACGTCCTGGAGTGAAAGGTTCAGTATGCATCTTGAAAGTTATGATGTAGCAGCTGATGCTAAGGTGAGATTTTTAATCGCCAGTATGGGTCCTGAGCCATATGCCGCTCTCAAACGCCTTACTTTTCCGAAGCTACCTAAAGAAGAAACGTTTGACGATCTTATCAAACATCTGACTGGATATTATGATCCTAAATCGTTAAAGGAAGTGAGTCAAGTTGAATTTCGCCGTTGTTTACAACACGCTAACGAAAACTTTGCTTCTTATCATGCCGCGCTAAAAGAGATAGCAGCAGGTTGCGATTTTGGCACACGTCTAGATGAAGAAATTTGTGGCCAAATTACAGCGGGAATTTACGACTCGCGTTTACAGAAGCAACTATTAGGTGTTTCTGGTCTTACCTTAACGAAAGCAACTGAATTGGCTAAAACGTTCGAGTTAGCTACAAGCAGTTATGATGCTATTCATGAAAATTCGCCAAGTACGTCTGCTGAAATAAAGTCCGAATCGCAGTCTCAGGTGAATAAAATTAACGATCAGGTTTCCAAGAAGAAATATAAACCTCCGTGGAAACAGCCGAATCAAACCCCACCAAATCAAAACAAGCATCCTGAATCCGATAAAAGTAATATCAACGTGTGCTTTCGGTGTGGCTGTAAAAATCATCATGCAACGGTGTGTCGATTCGCTAATAGTATATGTAATACGTGTAATAAAGTCGGGCATTTATCTTCGGTGTGCGGTAAAGATCACGCTGCAATTCGCGCAGCTGCGTTTGCTCGTAAGAAAAAATCGTCTGTAAAAAATGTGTGCGCATCAATGTCGGTCGTTGATATTAATAAAGTATCTGCTGTTTTGTCGTGTAGTGCAGAAAGTGATAGTGAAAAGCCACttcccaaaatttttatcaatgtgGTGATAAATTCGTCGGTTAACGTAAAATTTGAAGCCAACTGTGGCTCTGATTTTTCTTTTATGTCTCTCgataattgtcgaaaatttgGTCTCGATGCGAAATTACAACCAGCTAATCGTGTTTTCGAACCGTATGATCACGGTATAATTGAGCTCGTGGGTATCGTGCCAGTGAAAGTTCGATTTAAAAATGTAACATCGGATCAGCGTTTACGTATTGTTGATGGTAATTATGCTACTATAATGGGTCGTGATTGGCTGATACCATTTAATATCGATATTCGTAGTCACGTTACTGggaaaattcaacaaatgaCTACCACCGACGATTCGAAGTTGCTCCAGCAAATTGAAAAGCAGATGGAGGAATATTCCGATATATTTGTCGAGCAAGTTGGTGAAGTACCTGGTGTTTTAATCGATGTACCCCTCCAGCCGAATGCAGTACCTGTGTTCTGTAAAGCTAGACTAGTTCCTTACGCTCTTCAGTCAAAAGTGAATGATGAAATTGATCGTCTTGTTGCGACTGGAATATATACGCCAACTACTACATCCAAGTGGGCAACGCCAGTAGTACCTGTTCTCAAAAGTAACGGTTCGATTAGGTTGGTTGGAGACTATAATGTATCTGTTAATCGTTGCTGCGTTCAGAAAATTTATCCGATTCCAAATGTCGAGGAAATTTTATTGGACTTCAGTGGCTGTACGTTATTTTCCAAATTCGATATTTATGAAGCGTATAACCATTTGAAGAATTCGAAGGCAGCGGCTGAAATTATGGCGGTAAATACTCAAAAAGGTGTGTTCCTTGTGAATCGATCAGCCCAAGGTTACACTAACGTGCCAGTAGACTTTCAGGGAAATATGGACCAATGGGTTAAAG ATGGATTGCACAAGACTTCGGAAAAGGTAGacgcaattttgaaagtgaaaagaCCGGAAAATGCCGAAGAATTAAAATCGTTTGCTGGTTTAGTCGGATAttactcaaaattcattccGAATTGTAGCGATTTATTTCAGCCGTTGAGCAATTCACAAAAGAATTTCGTTTGGACGAAGGAATGCAACGATgcgtttcagaaaattaaatctGAAATAGCCTCCGATAGAGTTTTGTGTCATTTCGATCCGAAGAAGAAACTCGTTTTAGCAACCGATGCGTCATTGTATGCTTTAGGAGCGGTTCTCAGTCATGTGGATGAGCAAGGAGAAAGACCAATTGCCTTTGCCTCCCGAAAATTGACTCCAACTGAGGCTCGATATAGCCAAATTGATCGTGAAAGTCTCGGTATATATTGGGGAGTAAAGAAATTCTTCAATTACTTATATGGACGCAAGTTTGAATTATTAGCTGACTGTCAACCATTACAATTGATTTTCAATGCGACTGCTAGTAAACCATCTTTGTATGCGACTAGATTGTTACATTACGCTTTGTTCCTACAAGGATTCAATTATACTATCAAGTATCGTAATACGAAAGCTCATAGTAATGCTGATTTTCCATCACGTTTTCCGGTTACCATGGGAAATCCGAAGCAAATTGAGGTTCCTACTCATATTCATCAGCTCCAATTACAAATGTTACCTGTAACTGGAACCCAAATTGCATCTGAAACGAAGAAAGATGCGACcatatcatcgttatattcacAGCTCATCAGTGAGGAGCCAGTTCGTAATGTTCGCAATATTCAAGAATATTCTTTGCACAAAGGTTGCGTTTTCCGAGGCGAACGTGTATATATTCCGCCTCCCCTTTGTAAGCAAATATTGGATGAATTGCACCTTGGACATTTAGGAATTGTAAAATGTCGTCAGCTGGCAAGAAGTTACGTTTATTGGCCAGGTATCGATAAGGACATCCAGAATTTAATCGCTTCGTGTAAAGATTGTTCCGATAACTCCCGAAACCCACCCCGCATTGCGCCGCATCCGTGGGTACCTACGGATGGACCATGGCAACGTATTCATTTCAACTGCGGGCAAATCGAAGGTCGCCAGCTTTTTATTATCGTCGACTCGTATTCACGTTGGGTGGAATGCTATGTGTTAAATTCGATCAGCGCGCCAAAGCTACTAGAATGTTTAGACGATTGTTTTTTGAGATTTGGTCTACCGATAATCTGA
- the LOC135837494 gene encoding uncharacterized protein LOC135837494, with product MQKNHDCTSEFSVADIKNDSIKQVFQLLAEGETKLCHQPKIEEATLLLGNTGVGKSVLTRRIAGYGGTLKSVLNRVDYTIVDINSKDNEKSFVTSNTIFPELLQNNTTSAAYYDFPGFLDTRGTAIDISTTYFMKKTADNAKRVKILILANHASLTNLGTRDDFTTLLHHVTKFVKNIDKYKDGIALIATKVQYFRIKDDKIVSSIAKFIANVKLELGKQQLKGLADNSNAIKLLDILLQQDGHKYPKIGISRSPDEEGLMSEIPKIKENTQNIETMLAKLKFVQTNESDFGYILSKKSLADIPNILNEINLGITANVREISKEMQKILSTGENGSFDFDKVTKIKEKASNHKDLEKCLQEVVRGAVSMNISSVHENTLKKLGHYSSIIRQVGNQTSQNEFKCADGLEEVVEYSTSIKWNEFVNKLYERLSHYEIQRDTRKNPCTTFADNVAEAIDDEKAELKLDPVVLEECYPNYKPEFEGIEKIKVDEPKLKTLEKMLRITLKSILTYSCDTNKLAVRGQYVKLSEVLSIQQKNCKEPKFIEILALNDVFIDTNLNKTGEEVQLAIVAPKWNIQGTKKITLEGKPGEAHKPTKAKFGNPGSDGLPGLPGGPGGNFLGIGETFMNLQGLTVSVKGGKGGPGQDGGDGGKGRDGANAWNDVFVKKNIGHQIVTYGSIGLASIGKVESKNHSIINYRESISYYEVTIAGKDGEKGGNGGDGGVGGLGGNSGKIIFTPLSNSASNHLRSGTGIGNDGSDGKGGEGGAGGKRGNDLLVEKPLLAGVYRNDTEKVIYKDERAKSGDRGIDGRNSKQQTNPLPRKKLLNIPDIMNDYKKYAMENLHQSMNESYTMEFLHKMENDERLKNQPQRRRRFIDQGNQTQTIDHENVPATSNFKTSRILMALEPGTSNADNASAKSAAARINSPINFAVKLVSSFIGQLSLFGSASILNYGLVRGGIESMFRDSKPSDIHTTAKENTNHTIQLGNFNINESLTLANFAIRCITKEKFYSSEEKLMILTEVKALVLNIITEFEKILSDLCVQYNLPPESLEFDPVTLISKLEKEIINQNYKKMGNVLYQSVEGSFRSNNPQFHAHLLQKIDEILVSRNNADLEDHQINSDHLQSNRSSNVIGMENCNKCNVYQLEMNNFQSFAEIGS from the coding sequence atgcagaaaaatcacgATTGCACGAGTGAATTCTCGGTTGCTGACATAAAAAATGACTCTATAAagcaagtttttcaattattagcCGAAGGAGAAACAAAATTATGCCATCAGCCCAAAATAGAAGAAGCAACTCTGCTACTGGGTAACACCGGTGTAGGGAAATCTGTATTGACTCGACGAATAGCTGGATACGGCGGTACACTCAAATCAGTCTTAAATAGAGTCGACTACACCATCGTCGATATAAACAGCAAGGATAATGAAAAATCCTTCGTCACATCCAACACCATATTTCCAGAACTACTACAAAACAACACTACCAGCGCAGCATATTACGACTTTCCAGGTTTCCTGGATACCAGAGGAACGGCTATCGATATCAGCacgacgtatttcatgaaaaaaacagCAGATAATGCAAAACGAGTTAAAATCCTGATTCTGGCAAATCACGCTTCACTCACCAATTTAGGAACGAGAGATGATTTTACAACCCTTTTACATCACGTTACAAAATTTGTTAAGAATATTGACAAATATAAAGATGGAATCGCACTTATCGCGACAAAAGTTCAGTATTTTAGAATAAAAGACGATAAGATCGTATCAAGTATAGCAAAATTCATCGCAAATGTTAAACTCGAATTAGGGAAACAACAACTCAAAGGTCTCGCAGACAACTCAAATGCGATTAAGCTTCTCGACATCTTATTACAACAAGATGGACATAAATACCCCAAAATTGGTATTTCCAGATCACCCGATGAAGAAGGACTTATGAGTGAAATTcctaaaataaaagaaaacaccCAAAATATCGAAACAATGTTGGCAAAACTCAAATTCGTCCAAACAAATGAGTCAGATTTTGGTtacattttatcgaaaaaatctcTGGCGGATATTCCAAACATACTGAATGAAATTAATCTCGGAATTACCGCCAATGTTCGTGAAATTAGTAAAGAAATGCAGAAAATTCTATCTACAGGAGAAAATGGAAGTTTCGATTTCGACAAAGTGacgaaaataaaagaaaaggcGAGCAATCACAAagatctggaaaaatgtctaCAAGAAGTTGTCCGGGGAGCTGTTTCCATGAATATAAGCTCAGTACACGAAAACACATTGAAGAAGCTGGGCCATTATTCGTCAATTATACGTCAAGTTGGCAATCAAACTTcacaaaatgaattcaaatgtGCGGATGGATTGGAAGAAGTCGTCGAGTATTCAACGTCGATAAAATGGAACGAATTCGTGAACAAGTTATATGAAAGATTATCTCATTACGAAATACAAAGAGATACTCGTAAAAACCCGTGTACCACATTTGCTGACAATGTGGCCGAAGCGATAGACGATGAAAAAGCAGAACTAAAACTCGATCCAGTTGTTTTGGAAGAATGTTACCCGAATTACAAACCAGAGTTCGAaggcattgaaaaaattaaagtcgaTGAaccgaaattgaaaactttggaGAAAATGCTGCGTATAACATTGAAAAGCATTTTAACGTATTCGTGCGATACCAATAAATTAGCAGTGAGAGGGCAGTACGTTAAACTATCAGAAGTTCTCTCAATCCAACAAAAAAACTGCAAAGAGCctaaatttatagaaattttagCATTGAATGATGTATTCATTGAcacaaatttgaataaaacagGCGAAGAAGTGCAACTTGCCATAGTAGCTCCCAAATGGAATATCCAaggtactaaaaaaattacactcgaaGGTAAGCCTGGAGAGGCTCACAAACCTACCAaagcaaaatttggaaatccTGGCTCAGATGGTTTGCCTGGATTACCTGGAGGACCCGGAGGGAATTTCTTAGGAATAGGTGAAACGTTCATGAATTTACAAGGGCTCACTGTATCTGTCAAAGGTGGTAAGGGAGGGCCCGGCCAGGATGGCGGTGACGGTGGAAAAGGTCGTGATGGTGCCAATGCTTGGAATgacgtttttgtaaaaaagaacaTAGGACACCAAATAGTCACCTATGGCAGCATTGGGTTGGCCAGCATAGGTAAAGTAGAGTCTAAAAATCATAGTATAATAAATTATCGGGAGAGTATCAGCTATTACGAGGTAACTATTGCTGGTAAAGATGGAGAAAAAGGTGGAAATGGTGGCGATGGTGGGGTAGGTGGTCTTGGAGGGAATTCAGGGAAGATTATTTTTACTCCTCTGTCAAACTCAGCCTCAAACCATTTACGCTCAGGCACAGGAATAGGAAATGATGGATCTGATGGTAAAGGTGGGGAAGGAGGTGCAGGAGGAAAACGTGGCAATGATCTACTTGTGGAAAAACCACTGCTCGCTGGCGTTTATAGAAATGATACTGAAAAGGTAATTTACAAAGATGAACGAGCAAAATCTGGTGATCGTGGCATCGATGGTCGTAATTCCAAGCAACAAACTAACCCTCTTCCGAGAAAAAAACTCTTGAACATACCGGATATAATGaatgattacaaaaaatatgcaatgGAGAACCTCCACCAAAGTATGAACGAATCTTACACGATGGAATTTCTTCACAAGATGGAAAATGATGAGCGTCTAAAGAATCAACCCCAAAGGCGTCGTCGTTTTATTGATCAGGGTAATCAAACGCAAACCATCGATCATGAAAATGTGCCTGCAACAAGCAATTTCAAAACTTCACGTATTCTGATGGCCTTGGAACCTGGTACTAGCAATGCTGATAATGCATCTGCAAAAAGTGCTGCTGCCCGAATTAATTCACCCATCAACTTTGCAGTCAAATTAGTCAGCAGTTTCATTGGGCAATTAAGCCTCTTTGGAAGTGCCAGTATATTGAATTATGGATTGGTTAGAGGTGGCATCGAATCCATGTTCAGAGATTCAAAGCCTTCAGACATCCATACCACAGCAAAAGAAAACACTAATCATACAATAcaacttggaaatttcaatattaacGAATCTTTGACATTGGCCAATTTTGCCATTAGGTGCATCACTAAAGAGAAATTTTACAGCagcgaagaaaaattgatgattttaacAGAGGTGAAAGCCTTAGTGCTGAATATCATTacagaatttgagaaaatattgagTGATCTATGTGTGCAGTACAATTTACCTCCTGAATCTTTGGAATTTGATCCTGTGACATTGAtatcaaaactggaaaaagaaataatcaatcaaaattacaaaaaaatgggaAACGTATTGTATCAATCTGTTGAGGGCAGTTTTCGTTCCAACAATCCTCAGTTTCATGCTCATCTGCTGCagaaaattgacgaaatatTAGTTAGTCGAAACAATGCTGATCTAGAGGATCACCAAATCAACAGTGACCATCTTCAATCTAATAGATCGAGTAATGTAATCGGGATGGAAAATTGCAACAAATGCAACGTGTATCAGCTTGAAATGAataactttcaaagttttgcaGAGATAGGTTCTTAG